A window of the Lysinibacillus irui genome harbors these coding sequences:
- a CDS encoding erythromycin esterase family protein, translating into MKKARKHKVLLSFALASLMTLNGVASVSAAVPAKEQQVNIENKSTVKQARTSNETLLDWKKWVNDHAYSLSSIQPEVSSGTKIPSNQFEDLEMLKPLLHDKRIVFLGESSHGVAQFNHVKTRLIQFLHQEMGYNVLAFESGMGNVMNAQGQIDKQAALQTMKDSIFGVWWTKETLPLFDYAKSTQATEQPLILTGFDIQQQGAFTNGDWLQNPKLAQQFSEAEKQLAEWSSGKDLKGYQQVKATIIDVYKQVKSQIQLKEKELQAAYPNESHIVKLMERTVTDRIRLADEYVELTIQSNIDIEQNNIETFLKTMEWRDQSMMENLLWLAEEVYPTEKFIVWAHNDHIRKAQSEVMGSPYPVKLMGERLPEIYKKYSYVLGLYMTSGETANNMGEPMAVLPPIKGSIEDILSSTSKPYTFIDLRNRQNERGNSWMFEPRLSYSWGMIQESLVPRDQYDGILLIDKVNKPTYVK; encoded by the coding sequence ATGAAGAAGGCTAGGAAGCATAAAGTTTTATTAAGTTTTGCACTGGCAAGTTTAATGACATTGAACGGCGTAGCAAGTGTCTCTGCAGCTGTTCCTGCAAAAGAGCAACAGGTCAATATAGAAAACAAATCTACAGTTAAACAGGCTAGGACCTCTAATGAAACATTACTTGATTGGAAAAAGTGGGTGAACGATCATGCTTACAGTTTGTCATCCATCCAACCTGAAGTATCGAGTGGAACGAAAATCCCTTCTAATCAATTTGAGGATTTGGAGATGCTTAAGCCGTTATTACACGATAAACGTATTGTTTTTCTAGGAGAGAGCTCTCATGGTGTGGCACAATTCAATCATGTTAAAACACGTTTAATACAATTTTTGCATCAGGAAATGGGCTATAATGTTCTTGCCTTTGAAAGTGGTATGGGTAATGTGATGAACGCCCAAGGGCAAATTGACAAACAAGCAGCTCTACAAACAATGAAGGATTCTATTTTTGGAGTTTGGTGGACGAAAGAAACATTGCCTCTGTTTGACTATGCAAAATCAACTCAAGCAACAGAACAACCACTTATACTTACTGGCTTCGATATTCAACAGCAAGGGGCATTTACGAACGGCGATTGGCTCCAGAATCCTAAGTTAGCTCAACAATTTAGTGAAGCTGAGAAACAACTAGCTGAATGGAGCTCCGGGAAAGATTTAAAGGGCTATCAGCAAGTAAAAGCTACAATCATAGATGTGTATAAACAAGTAAAGTCTCAAATTCAATTGAAAGAAAAAGAATTACAAGCGGCTTATCCAAACGAGTCTCATATTGTCAAACTAATGGAACGTACTGTAACAGATCGCATTCGCTTAGCAGACGAATATGTGGAACTAACGATCCAGTCCAATATTGATATTGAACAAAATAATATTGAAACATTTTTAAAAACAATGGAATGGCGTGATCAATCGATGATGGAGAACTTACTTTGGTTAGCTGAGGAGGTTTATCCAACAGAAAAGTTCATCGTATGGGCACATAACGACCATATTCGTAAGGCACAATCGGAAGTAATGGGTTCCCCTTATCCAGTCAAATTAATGGGGGAACGTTTACCAGAAATCTACAAGAAATATAGCTATGTATTAGGTCTATATATGACTAGCGGAGAGACAGCAAATAATATGGGTGAACCGATGGCTGTTTTACCTCCTATCAAGGGATCTATTGAGGATATACTGTCTTCAACTAGTAAACCTTACACATTCATTGATTTGCGCAACCGCCAGAATGAACGAGGCAACTCATGGATGTTCGAGCCCCGCTTATCTTACAGTTGGGGTATGATACAGGAAAGCTTAGTTCCTCGCGATCAATACGATGGTATACTTTTAATTGATAAGGTGAATAAGCCAACTTATGTGAAATAA
- a CDS encoding MATE family efflux transporter — translation MTTINPIETRPLKPLFLSYLFPAMIGMLLMSVNILVDGIFVSHGVGPSALAGVNIAVPIFSILLSISLWIGMGGATLYSISLGEGNKQRAHQLFTLAFTTMLMVVITIIGLLAFYLKEISYIFGASDVTFPYVQQYLHVILLFGVFYTIENLLSIFIRNDGNPRLAMLGLITTSVLNIILNYVFIFVLNYGVTGCALATAIATIIGTSVLCLHFFRPQSELKFVPSFFNLSDLRKIFAIGLPSFIVEASVAVIVILYNVTFLHYLGANGITAYAMVNYIHTVLLTIFLGIGMALQPLVSYHHGARLIERLVALLKIGLATAFILGLTTALIAMLFPSQLMALFGDSSFEIRSMAAQGFIHFAIGYVFLGINMVLAEFFQSIEKIRIATTIMLLRSIILFIPTLILLPKFLGPQAIWWTFPVAEGITACLIYWYIKKNPRTISTSEMLK, via the coding sequence ATGACAACCATTAATCCAATTGAAACAAGACCACTAAAACCATTGTTTTTATCGTACTTATTTCCAGCAATGATTGGTATGCTGTTGATGTCTGTTAATATTTTGGTGGATGGTATTTTCGTTAGTCATGGCGTGGGACCATCAGCATTAGCAGGGGTTAATATTGCCGTCCCCATTTTCTCAATTTTGCTATCGATTTCTCTGTGGATCGGTATGGGAGGAGCTACACTTTACTCGATTTCTCTTGGGGAGGGGAATAAACAACGAGCCCACCAACTCTTTACATTGGCGTTCACTACGATGCTAATGGTCGTGATCACGATTATTGGACTTCTTGCGTTCTATCTAAAGGAGATTTCCTATATATTTGGAGCAAGCGACGTTACATTTCCATATGTGCAACAATACCTACACGTCATTTTACTCTTTGGTGTGTTTTACACGATTGAAAATCTATTAAGTATTTTCATTCGAAACGATGGTAACCCGAGACTTGCTATGCTTGGCTTAATAACGACGTCCGTATTAAATATTATCTTAAATTATGTCTTTATCTTTGTACTAAATTATGGTGTCACAGGCTGTGCCTTAGCAACAGCCATAGCTACTATTATAGGTACGTCTGTACTATGTCTCCATTTTTTCCGCCCACAATCTGAATTAAAGTTTGTCCCTTCATTTTTTAATCTGTCAGATTTAAGAAAAATTTTTGCTATTGGACTACCTAGCTTTATCGTAGAAGCTTCGGTAGCTGTTATCGTTATTTTATATAATGTGACCTTCTTACACTATTTAGGGGCAAATGGCATTACAGCCTATGCCATGGTCAACTATATCCATACTGTATTATTAACAATTTTCCTTGGGATCGGTATGGCCCTTCAACCATTAGTTAGTTATCATCATGGGGCAAGATTAATAGAAAGATTAGTAGCATTATTAAAAATCGGCTTAGCTACTGCTTTTATTTTAGGGTTAACGACAGCACTTATTGCCATGCTATTCCCTTCGCAGTTAATGGCATTATTCGGAGATAGCTCATTTGAAATTCGTAGCATGGCTGCTCAAGGCTTTATTCACTTTGCCATTGGCTATGTATTTTTAGGTATTAATATGGTGCTCGCAGAATTCTTTCAATCTATAGAGAAAATTCGAATTGCTACAACCATTATGTTACTACGTAGTATTATTTTATTTATACCGACACTTATCCTATTGCCTAAATTCCTTGGCCCACAGGCAATATGGTGGACCTTTCCAGTAGCGGAGGGAATTACAGCCTGCCTTATTTACTGGTACATTAAGAAAAATCCTCGGACGATTTCAACTTCCGAAATGCTTAAATAG
- a CDS encoding DedA family protein, protein MAHHVQSLIEHYGYFGIIVILIGGIVGLPLPDEVFLTYVGYSVYRESLEHIPALVSAMIGAVGGITLSYYIGYRFGLPLLQKYGPKIHITEQKIDFTKKMFAKIGPILLLIGYFIPGVRHITAYIAAINNYPYKKFAFFAYTGAFIWTFTFITLGKMLGEKWRFVGYYLSHYSMYLILLFVLLMFVVYFIFKKRNVQK, encoded by the coding sequence ATGGCACATCACGTGCAATCTCTAATTGAACATTACGGGTATTTTGGCATTATCGTAATCCTAATTGGAGGTATAGTTGGATTGCCACTTCCTGATGAGGTTTTCTTAACATATGTAGGTTATAGTGTTTATCGGGAAAGCCTTGAACATATCCCTGCATTAGTAAGTGCCATGATTGGCGCAGTTGGAGGTATTACTTTAAGCTACTATATTGGTTATCGATTTGGCTTACCATTACTACAAAAGTATGGGCCAAAAATTCATATAACTGAACAAAAAATTGATTTTACGAAAAAAATGTTTGCCAAAATTGGACCTATCTTATTGTTAATAGGCTATTTTATCCCTGGTGTCCGCCACATAACAGCGTATATTGCGGCTATTAATAATTATCCATATAAAAAGTTTGCGTTCTTTGCCTATACAGGAGCATTTATCTGGACATTCACATTTATAACGTTAGGGAAAATGCTTGGAGAGAAATGGCGGTTTGTTGGTTACTACTTATCCCATTATAGTATGTATCTCATCCTATTATTTGTTCTATTAATGTTCGTCGTTTACTTTATATTCAAAAAAAGAAATGTACAAAAATAA
- a CDS encoding SMI1/KNR4 family protein: protein MWIERWNFLMKQLKQQGAFVHPIEVQPVASEQDLRKVESRLGIQLPKKFRQAMQTSSQQVSIYWSLPDEAILPNELIDTPSGEFGWSLKDLDFPYFGGDDKNLEQQYVQFFTAGNGDALLIKLEDESIWYWSHEEDEFDFLADSFHTYVDSMTALGCIGVDCGQHRQFCSENGLDIHLTSSQIWLTWLKQFLSSNLQLAKASLESLLHYVSMHGVKEAQVQEAFLHFDKEKVYQALQHKIMRALSPSDQKAWSEVLIKVCSKEAENWVRELWQEKSDIPNWLRDYLTAHCLPAEEGLAFILSDMEKDKINAYTALHRLHHLHNPTIIEWMRPYVAFPIDGWDILLAESQPSADILLEWLSGSEAERITSIRAIWHMMQQGKIPTTIVDEGKWRLLLTYWHEHEVLRKNRQLFSQVLNHLDNWKLASFMQQRRE from the coding sequence ATGTGGATTGAGCGTTGGAATTTTTTGATGAAACAGCTGAAGCAACAAGGTGCCTTTGTACATCCAATTGAAGTACAACCTGTCGCTAGTGAACAAGATTTACGCAAGGTAGAGTCAAGGCTTGGTATACAACTTCCTAAGAAGTTCCGTCAAGCAATGCAAACCAGCTCACAACAAGTGAGTATCTATTGGTCGTTGCCAGATGAGGCTATCTTGCCAAACGAACTGATTGATACGCCATCAGGTGAGTTTGGCTGGAGCTTGAAAGACTTAGATTTCCCATACTTTGGCGGGGATGATAAAAATCTTGAACAACAATACGTACAATTTTTTACTGCAGGTAATGGGGATGCGCTTCTTATCAAGCTAGAGGATGAATCGATTTGGTATTGGAGTCATGAAGAGGATGAATTTGATTTCCTTGCCGACAGCTTTCATACATATGTTGACAGTATGACAGCTTTAGGATGTATTGGGGTAGATTGTGGGCAACACCGACAATTTTGTAGCGAAAATGGTTTGGATATTCATCTGACAAGCTCACAAATATGGCTAACATGGCTAAAGCAATTTTTAAGCTCTAATTTACAATTGGCTAAAGCTAGTCTAGAATCGTTACTTCATTATGTTTCCATGCATGGCGTAAAGGAAGCTCAAGTGCAGGAAGCCTTCTTGCATTTTGATAAAGAGAAGGTGTATCAGGCTCTCCAACATAAAATTATGCGGGCGCTATCTCCATCAGATCAAAAGGCATGGAGTGAAGTGCTAATAAAGGTATGTTCAAAAGAGGCTGAAAATTGGGTAAGAGAGCTTTGGCAAGAGAAAAGCGATATTCCCAACTGGTTGCGTGATTATTTAACGGCACATTGTTTGCCAGCAGAGGAAGGCTTAGCATTCATTTTATCTGATATGGAAAAGGATAAGATTAATGCTTATACTGCCTTACATCGATTACATCATTTACACAATCCAACCATCATAGAATGGATGAGACCATATGTGGCATTTCCAATCGATGGTTGGGATATACTGTTGGCAGAGTCACAGCCTAGTGCTGATATATTACTTGAATGGTTGAGTGGTAGTGAGGCAGAGAGGATTACCTCAATCAGAGCTATTTGGCATATGATGCAGCAAGGCAAAATCCCAACGACGATTGTTGACGAGGGAAAATGGCGGCTCTTGCTGACCTATTGGCATGAGCATGAGGTTCTTCGTAAAAATAGACAGTTGTTTAGCCAAGTTCTTAATCATTTGGATAATTGGAAACTGGCAAGCTTTATGCAACAAAGGAGAGAGTAG
- a CDS encoding TetR/AcrR family transcriptional regulator has protein sequence MARTREFDEEKVLEAAMQLFWEKGYEATSLSDLTARMEIQRPSIYSTFGDKRELFEAALRKYTTSRAADIRARLQSHSSVKKAFTIFFEDVIAGEYTGDISKGCFCINTMVELAPHDERFEILTREHQLYLAVIFQETIERGIQTGELDADTDAKSLAQALIVALIGLTVMLKSQPQRSFVDNAIATTLTLLK, from the coding sequence ATGGCAAGAACCCGTGAATTTGATGAGGAAAAGGTATTAGAAGCTGCTATGCAATTATTCTGGGAAAAGGGATATGAAGCGACTTCTTTAAGTGATCTTACTGCTAGAATGGAGATTCAGCGTCCTAGTATTTATTCAACCTTTGGGGATAAAAGGGAGCTATTTGAAGCAGCACTTCGTAAATATACGACATCTCGAGCGGCTGATATACGAGCAAGACTTCAAAGTCATTCATCTGTAAAAAAGGCATTTACTATTTTTTTCGAAGATGTAATTGCTGGAGAATATACAGGTGATATTAGTAAGGGGTGTTTTTGTATAAATACAATGGTAGAACTGGCACCTCATGATGAAAGATTTGAGATCTTGACTAGAGAGCATCAACTTTATTTAGCTGTCATTTTTCAAGAGACGATAGAACGAGGAATCCAGACTGGTGAATTGGATGCTGACACAGATGCCAAATCATTAGCACAAGCTTTAATTGTTGCGTTAATAGGGTTAACGGTCATGCTGAAATCACAGCCCCAAAGATCATTTGTTGACAATGCAATTGCAACGACTCTTACATTACTTAAATAA
- a CDS encoding MerR family transcriptional regulator, translating into MLNKNVKYFTTGEFAKICKVNKQTLIYYDQIGLLSPIMKDSKDYRYYSLAQYDFFGVIELLKAVGMSLKDIQQYMAEKSPENFLELMHQQKEIVAKKRRELEMIENIIDVKIKTNEEALHLNFDDITIEYFPEETLYLSKNIEDSTEEQFVKAVSDFIEELDRSQLDTGYPIGGMTRREQVLAGNYDNYSYLYIEQPNPREGHPYFKAIEGEFVIGYHVGPSAKLGETYTRLFNVMHEKGYELGQYVYEEYIYDAVIKNREEEYVTKIMMEVKKLSKHSLRRTN; encoded by the coding sequence ATGCTTAATAAAAATGTAAAATATTTTACAACGGGTGAATTTGCCAAAATATGTAAGGTTAATAAACAAACATTAATTTATTATGATCAAATTGGTTTGTTATCTCCCATCATGAAAGATAGTAAAGATTATCGTTATTATTCACTTGCACAATATGATTTTTTTGGTGTCATTGAATTATTAAAGGCAGTTGGTATGTCATTAAAGGATATTCAGCAATATATGGCGGAGAAATCCCCAGAAAATTTTTTAGAATTAATGCATCAGCAAAAGGAAATCGTAGCAAAGAAACGTCGAGAGCTAGAAATGATTGAAAATATCATTGATGTCAAAATTAAAACAAATGAGGAAGCACTTCACCTTAACTTTGACGATATTACAATTGAATATTTTCCTGAAGAAACACTATATCTAAGTAAAAATATCGAAGATTCTACAGAAGAGCAGTTTGTAAAGGCTGTATCGGATTTTATCGAGGAGTTAGATCGTTCTCAATTGGATACAGGTTATCCAATCGGTGGAATGACAAGGAGAGAGCAGGTTTTAGCTGGAAATTACGATAATTATAGCTATCTATATATTGAACAACCTAATCCAAGAGAAGGACATCCTTATTTTAAAGCAATTGAGGGTGAATTTGTTATTGGTTATCATGTAGGACCTTCTGCGAAGCTTGGAGAGACATATACACGATTATTTAATGTCATGCATGAAAAGGGCTATGAATTAGGTCAATACGTTTATGAGGAATATATTTATGATGCCGTTATTAAAAATCGAGAGGAAGAATATGTGACAAAGATTATGATGGAGGTAAAAAAATTAAGTAAACACAGCTTAAGAAGAACGAACTAA
- a CDS encoding AI-2E family transporter, with protein sequence MTNFFRSNGFKRFIILVGIAIALYLMRSMINLILLTFIITYLMNQLTTKTTKGIKKYVPMNEKAVTVTLYLLLVAGIVAVIYKYLPIVTQQITQLFDLIASFNLDPDDNEIARYLAPTFEKIELGKYLEQGVDLTLKNITNIGKIIMQILISLILSLFILLEKKRIIEFTAKFKDSKVGPLYDELHYFSRIFIRSFGKVIEAQFIIAAVNCVLSVIALSIMGFPHLIALGIMLFILGLVPVAGVIISLIPLSIIAYSIGGLMYIVYILVIVMVLHAIEAYFLNPKLMSAKTDLPIFYTFMVILFSEHFLGVWGLIIGIPLFMFLLDILGVTSSEDPHKKAVVVPNEKQIE encoded by the coding sequence ATGACTAATTTCTTTCGGAGTAATGGATTTAAACGTTTTATAATTCTAGTTGGTATTGCTATTGCCTTATATTTAATGCGTAGTATGATCAATCTAATTCTGCTAACGTTTATTATTACCTATTTGATGAATCAGCTTACTACGAAGACGACGAAGGGTATTAAAAAATATGTACCGATGAATGAAAAAGCTGTTACGGTAACGTTATACCTTTTACTTGTTGCAGGTATAGTTGCAGTGATATACAAATATTTGCCGATTGTGACCCAACAAATTACACAGCTTTTTGATCTAATTGCGAGTTTTAATCTCGATCCAGATGATAATGAAATTGCTAGGTACTTAGCTCCTACCTTTGAGAAAATTGAACTTGGGAAATATTTAGAGCAAGGTGTAGATTTAACTCTTAAAAATATTACGAATATTGGTAAAATCATTATGCAAATATTGATTTCACTTATATTGAGTTTGTTCATTCTGTTAGAAAAGAAGCGCATTATTGAGTTCACAGCAAAGTTTAAGGATAGTAAGGTTGGACCACTTTATGATGAACTTCATTATTTCTCAAGAATATTCATTCGCTCATTTGGTAAAGTAATTGAGGCACAGTTCATTATTGCAGCGGTTAACTGTGTGCTATCAGTAATTGCCCTTTCTATTATGGGCTTCCCACATTTGATTGCCCTTGGTATCATGCTCTTCATTTTAGGCTTAGTACCAGTTGCAGGTGTTATCATTTCATTAATTCCACTAAGTATTATTGCCTATAGTATCGGTGGTTTGATGTATATTGTCTATATATTAGTGATTGTCATGGTATTACATGCTATTGAAGCCTATTTTTTAAATCCAAAGCTAATGTCCGCAAAGACTGATTTACCGATTTTCTACACATTCATGGTCATTCTCTTCTCAGAGCATTTCCTTGGTGTATGGGGATTGATTATAGGTATTCCACTATTTATGTTCCTTCTTGATATTCTGGGGGTAACATCCTCGGAAGATCCTCACAAGAAAGCAGTAGTGGTACCCAATGAGAAACAAATAGAATAG
- a CDS encoding RidA family protein, giving the protein MKISRNPENIHQPVAPYVHQIEVTGPHRWLTLSGQIGMQPDGTIPEDAVAQLKIALENIRKNLENANMEVRDITKLVFYLVGDMEASQRKEIIGDFLGDHLPCMTLIYVVALATPSLKVEIDAWACKEL; this is encoded by the coding sequence ATGAAAATTTCAAGAAACCCTGAGAATATTCATCAACCCGTCGCTCCTTATGTCCATCAAATCGAAGTCACTGGTCCACATAGATGGTTAACCTTATCTGGACAAATTGGCATGCAACCAGATGGAACTATACCTGAAGACGCGGTAGCTCAATTGAAGATAGCGCTAGAAAATATTAGAAAAAATTTAGAAAATGCTAATATGGAGGTTCGTGATATTACAAAGCTCGTATTTTATTTAGTAGGAGATATGGAAGCTAGTCAACGAAAGGAAATAATAGGTGATTTTTTGGGAGATCATCTACCTTGCATGACATTAATTTACGTAGTAGCACTGGCTACTCCTTCCTTAAAGGTTGAGATAGACGCATGGGCTTGTAAGGAATTATAA
- a CDS encoding DUF2225 domain-containing protein: MAFNIYYYESSVDCKFCKRHFTTYKVRPNRYKIIEEQTDFMPVYDGLNPLLYEVAVCPHCGYAYHKSMTRTYGPFMQLIDELYIKELQKPMDICQERTIDDAIISFKLAYLVSRASMEESLLMANFALKIGWLYRLKNDEESEKRYLFAARDFYSKSFASNQEGGERIQFLHAELSLRLGDMAEAQKGFSRLIADRNVSPKYRKLARNRWENYKYDEQPITVNETIN, from the coding sequence ATGGCATTTAACATTTATTACTACGAAAGTAGTGTAGATTGCAAATTTTGCAAAAGGCATTTTACAACATATAAAGTACGCCCTAATCGATATAAAATCATCGAGGAACAAACAGATTTCATGCCTGTTTATGATGGCCTAAATCCTTTGCTGTATGAGGTCGCTGTATGCCCACATTGTGGCTACGCCTACCACAAATCTATGACAAGGACTTATGGACCGTTCATGCAGCTCATTGATGAACTATACATTAAAGAGCTCCAAAAACCCATGGACATCTGCCAGGAACGTACAATCGATGATGCCATAATCAGTTTTAAGCTTGCTTATTTAGTATCCCGTGCTTCAATGGAAGAATCTCTCTTAATGGCGAATTTCGCATTAAAAATAGGTTGGCTATATCGTTTAAAAAACGATGAAGAATCCGAAAAACGCTACCTTTTTGCAGCAAGAGACTTTTATAGTAAATCCTTTGCATCCAATCAGGAGGGTGGAGAGAGAATTCAGTTTTTACATGCTGAACTAAGCCTCCGACTTGGTGATATGGCGGAAGCCCAAAAAGGCTTCTCTCGCTTAATCGCTGATAGAAATGTCTCGCCAAAATATCGAAAGCTTGCCCGTAATCGTTGGGAAAATTATAAATATGACGAACAACCTATAACAGTTAATGAAACTATTAATTAA
- a CDS encoding DUF4272 domain-containing protein: protein MNHFTIFASKNDVDDIQDKIAEVFAKGFTIERGDSGYLVKSKGLFKKSRCSITVLFEDTNPDYFTQNIPGMMGYYDRIPFQDEDLKEQVMIQISVFNTVIAIEMDKEITENHMQLFTRLLASIGGVGFLPDGTLLDQSGSVIVYSNGESGPANFRPQACARKIRSQEVTSEQGETRKNRTIAFLTDKEIPYATSLPQLPPLEGCRFKSQEEIAKRAVSLLIVIQFACDVAQNGNIEESREFFTNMLRTYEVQESLTEHEKFFLETQHPSPQDAVNISWQYEAYWTLIWALGLVEELDFPDDVCDCEYAIQVVSRCETFEQFYKQTVLRSKEEILDEADKIYRLHWACVDSRINGQVAPLSLNESVVMERRRGLFWMMGYQDEEWDTISMDT from the coding sequence TTGAATCATTTTACAATATTTGCGTCTAAAAATGATGTGGATGATATTCAAGACAAAATAGCAGAGGTATTTGCAAAAGGCTTTACCATTGAACGAGGTGATAGTGGATATTTAGTAAAATCCAAAGGGCTTTTCAAAAAATCCAGATGTTCTATTACTGTTTTATTTGAAGATACTAATCCAGATTATTTCACTCAAAACATCCCGGGGATGATGGGGTATTACGATAGAATTCCTTTTCAGGATGAAGATTTAAAAGAACAGGTTATGATACAAATATCTGTATTCAATACAGTCATTGCAATCGAAATGGATAAAGAGATAACGGAAAACCATATGCAACTATTTACGAGACTGCTAGCAAGCATAGGTGGTGTAGGTTTTCTACCGGATGGCACTTTACTGGATCAGAGTGGTAGCGTTATTGTTTATTCTAATGGGGAGTCAGGTCCTGCAAATTTTAGACCTCAAGCCTGTGCAAGGAAGATAAGAAGTCAGGAAGTGACATCAGAGCAGGGGGAAACACGAAAAAACAGAACGATTGCCTTTTTAACAGACAAAGAAATCCCTTATGCAACTTCTCTACCCCAACTGCCACCATTAGAAGGTTGCCGCTTTAAGAGCCAAGAAGAAATTGCAAAAAGGGCAGTTTCCCTGTTGATTGTTATTCAATTTGCCTGTGATGTAGCACAAAATGGAAATATTGAAGAGTCTAGAGAATTCTTCACTAATATGTTACGTACATATGAGGTGCAAGAATCTTTAACAGAGCATGAAAAATTCTTTCTTGAGACTCAGCATCCCAGTCCTCAAGATGCTGTCAATATTTCATGGCAGTATGAAGCCTATTGGACACTCATTTGGGCATTAGGCCTTGTAGAAGAGCTAGATTTCCCTGACGACGTATGTGATTGTGAATATGCTATACAGGTCGTTTCTCGTTGTGAAACATTTGAACAATTTTATAAGCAAACAGTATTGCGCAGTAAGGAAGAGATATTAGATGAAGCAGATAAGATCTACAGATTACATTGGGCTTGTGTAGATAGTCGAATAAATGGACAAGTAGCTCCTTTATCGTTAAATGAAAGTGTTGTGATGGAAAGACGTAGAGGCTTATTCTGGATGATGGGCTATCAAGATGAAGAATGGGATACTATATCAATGGATACTTAA
- a CDS encoding GNAT family N-acetyltransferase, which translates to MFTEIRDITAFNKQEILALRIADNQQHFIESTDQCLAEAELDQRFTPLGLYKDNIAIGFAMYGLFPHEDHSQRVWLDRYLIDERYQQQGLGKHFLQQLIQYLAVKFNCRQIYLSVYENNAVAIQLYKQFGFMFNGELDDKGEKVMVLEVYGHDNH; encoded by the coding sequence ATGTTCACGGAGATTCGTGACATTACAGCTTTTAACAAGCAAGAAATTTTAGCATTACGTATCGCTGATAATCAGCAACATTTTATTGAATCAACAGACCAATGCTTAGCAGAGGCAGAATTGGATCAACGCTTTACCCCCTTAGGTCTGTATAAAGATAACATCGCAATCGGCTTCGCTATGTATGGTCTATTCCCCCACGAAGATCACAGTCAGCGTGTATGGCTAGATCGCTATTTAATTGATGAACGCTATCAACAGCAAGGATTAGGTAAACATTTTTTACAGCAACTTATTCAATACTTAGCGGTAAAGTTCAACTGTCGCCAAATCTATTTAAGTGTGTATGAAAATAACGCTGTAGCCATTCAACTATATAAACAATTTGGTTTTATGTTTAATGGTGAACTAGATGACAAAGGAGAAAAAGTAATGGTGCTGGAGGTATATGGACATGACAACCATTAA
- a CDS encoding Cof-type HAD-IIB family hydrolase: MNYKIVFFDVDGTLINYEDGCVEESTKQAIDLLKNKGIHLVAATGRPLSMCRELEELGIETFITANGAYVKHHDLVLHKTPIAKEIVQNVEAFAMEQQHSLTFFTEQLAMNSIQSPAALHAMQETLSLGDFPVINEKITNEEVFLMCLYTDEQGEKRYVSQFPNILWQRWHPYIVNVLQQDVSKSIAVQAVLDYFNIDSKNAIAFGDGDNDMDMLELVGLGIAMGNGSLALKNVADFVTKKSTEGGIDFALRQLQII, from the coding sequence TTGAACTATAAAATAGTGTTTTTTGATGTAGACGGCACACTCATCAATTATGAGGATGGCTGTGTAGAAGAAAGTACAAAGCAGGCAATTGATTTATTAAAGAATAAGGGAATTCACCTTGTAGCAGCTACAGGAAGACCTTTATCCATGTGCCGTGAGTTGGAAGAGTTGGGGATAGAGACCTTTATTACGGCAAATGGTGCATATGTGAAACATCATGATCTTGTCCTACATAAAACGCCTATTGCTAAAGAGATTGTCCAAAATGTTGAGGCTTTTGCAATGGAACAACAGCATAGCTTAACATTTTTTACAGAGCAGCTAGCGATGAATAGCATACAAAGTCCAGCTGCTTTACATGCTATGCAGGAAACATTGTCTTTGGGAGATTTTCCGGTTATAAATGAAAAAATTACGAATGAGGAAGTTTTTCTCATGTGTCTATATACAGATGAACAGGGAGAAAAAAGATATGTTAGTCAATTTCCGAATATATTATGGCAGCGATGGCATCCTTATATTGTGAATGTACTACAGCAGGATGTTTCCAAGTCAATAGCTGTTCAAGCAGTACTAGATTATTTTAACATTGATTCTAAAAATGCCATTGCTTTTGGAGATGGGGATAATGATATGGATATGCTGGAGCTGGTAGGATTAGGAATTGCTATGGGAAATGGCAGCTTAGCTTTGAAAAACGTTGCTGATTTTGTTACAAAGAAATCTACCGAGGGCGGTATTGACTTTGCTTTGCGTCAGCTTCAAATAATTTAA